Genomic DNA from Alistipes indistinctus YIT 12060:
AGCCCGTAGACGTAATTGTCGGGGCTGGCCTTTTCATAATCTTCGAGGTTGGCGAGGGTGTTTTCTTCCGAGTTCTTGTCTATCAGCGCGACCACCTCTTTGGGCACATGCCGCATCAGGGTGCGGTAGTTGGCCGCCGAAATGTAATTGGTGTTTTTATCCGGGCTGCCGTACATCATGGCTTGTGCGAACAGGCGCAGCGAGACGTTGCGGAGCGTACTTTGCGACACGATGATGTTGACCAGGTTGTCCATCGTATTGTTGGTCGAGGCCCAGTCCTGTTTGCCGCTGTCGTCCGGGTCGATGCTGTAACCGGAGACCGCGCCCGTGTAAATGGTCGTGCGGGTCTGGTACGTATGCGACATTTTCTGCGTCTTGTAGATGACGAACAGTGCAGCCAGCGCCGGACCGATCAGCAGCCACCAGCGGATGCGGTAGATGAACCTGAACAGGTAGATCAGAGAGTTCATGGGCTCGTGTTATTTAGTGATGATTTTGGTGTGGGACATAATCTCGAGCCGCAACAGGGCGTTGTTCAGCGATGCGCGGGTCTGCTCGTACTCCCGGACGGTGGCCGATTGGATGTTTTTCTGGCGGCTCAGCGTGACGGCGTCGATTTTTCCGTTCATAAAATCGGCTTCGGTGATTTTATACTGTGCGATGGCCAGCGTGACCGCTTCGGCCTGCGTCTTGATCATCGACAGGTTTTGCAGTACGGTGGTATAAGCGTCGATAATCTTCAGGCTCAACTCGTCCTGCCAGCGCTCCACGTTCTGCTCGGCCGCTTCGACGGCCAGTTTTTTATTTTTCACCCGGTTGCGCCTGTCGAAAAGGTCGTTCAGGGGAATGGAGACGACTCCGCCCACGTTCCAGTAACTCTGCTCCTTGCCCTGGTAGGTGGGTACCACCGGCAGCGGGTCGGTGGCGTCGCTGCCCGAGAGGGTCGAGAGCCAGTTCATCTGGCCGTACTGGTAGTTGCCCGT
This window encodes:
- a CDS encoding TolC family protein, which codes for MKLTVSFVTLLAFAAGAYAQQTSNSLLPQPALQELSPAPLPGQAPPNDNPMQEIASDPSDMAHMTAEDYLAMELPPLGVLIDNSRQTAQMQYYNTAIDEAKTDLKTERRNWLKYFRATGNYQYGQMNWLSTLSGSDATDPLPVVPTYQGKEQSYWNVGGVVSIPLNDLFDRRNRVKNKKLAVEAAEQNVERWQDELSLKIIDAYTTVLQNLSMIKTQAEAVTLAIAQYKITEADFMNGKIDAVTLSRQKNIQSATVREYEQTRASLNNALLRLEIMSHTKIITK